A genomic region of Brevibacillus sp. JNUCC-41 contains the following coding sequences:
- a CDS encoding thioredoxin family protein: MKKMAIFLVIIVALFVLLGVFTNMKKEEKSKGNPYGKDKLKPATVDQLDDPNYQNLILPVELEKDLQDSKDVTVYFYSPTNSTSQKTTPVVAPLAEKLGIDLVQFNLLEFEQGWSDYGIKKTPTIVHYKNGEEQERIVGFNDEVTFEKWFEDHDIN; this comes from the coding sequence ATGAAGAAAATGGCTATATTTTTAGTGATAATCGTCGCCCTTTTTGTCCTGCTGGGCGTTTTTACAAACATGAAAAAAGAAGAAAAATCAAAAGGAAATCCATACGGCAAGGATAAGCTTAAACCTGCCACTGTCGATCAGCTGGATGACCCCAATTATCAAAATTTGATCCTTCCTGTAGAGTTAGAGAAGGACCTCCAAGATAGTAAAGACGTGACCGTTTATTTCTATAGTCCTACGAATTCAACCAGTCAAAAAACCACACCAGTCGTAGCACCTTTGGCCGAGAAGTTGGGTATTGATCTTGTTCAATTCAATCTTTTGGAGTTTGAACAAGGATGGAGCGATTATGGCATTAAAAAGACCCCGACCATCGTTCACTATAAAAATGGTGAAGAACAAGAACGAATCGTCGGTTTTAATGATGAAGTAACGTTCGAGAAATGGTTCGAGGACCATGATATTAATTAA
- a CDS encoding RluA family pseudouridine synthase → MENFKLTNQHLKIDVLQSWNGLTLEKLFRDRWKAPKKLVHEWRMSKEVTVNGNSVAWSTVLIEGDTISIPLLDHAENETVQATDLGIPIIYEDDVLLIANKPAGMDTHPSQPGESHSLINGVAHHLQKTGQSCMIKHIHRLDQDTTGAVLFAKNRLIGSMLDRMLEEREIKRTYLALVEGNIKKNEGEIKEKIGRDRHHATRRRVSPTGQTAVTHFKVLNRDPKKNLTLVSCTLESGRTHQIRVHFSHLNHPLAGDTLYGGKKTFPRQALHARKIEFIHPISEKKMSIEAPFMDRPEIFDITI, encoded by the coding sequence TTGGAAAATTTTAAATTAACTAACCAACATTTAAAAATAGATGTTCTCCAAAGTTGGAATGGATTAACATTGGAAAAGCTTTTTAGGGACCGGTGGAAGGCCCCAAAGAAATTAGTCCATGAATGGAGGATGAGTAAAGAAGTAACAGTGAACGGAAATTCCGTCGCATGGTCAACTGTTCTTATTGAAGGAGATACGATCAGCATCCCTTTATTGGATCACGCTGAAAATGAAACAGTTCAAGCGACAGACTTAGGAATACCCATCATATATGAAGATGATGTGTTGTTGATAGCCAATAAACCGGCTGGAATGGATACCCACCCTTCTCAACCGGGTGAGTCACACTCCCTCATCAATGGAGTGGCGCACCATCTTCAAAAAACTGGCCAGTCCTGTATGATCAAGCATATTCATAGGCTTGATCAGGATACCACCGGTGCGGTCCTTTTTGCCAAAAACCGCCTCATAGGGTCCATGCTGGATAGAATGTTGGAAGAAAGGGAGATCAAACGGACATATCTAGCTTTAGTCGAAGGAAACATTAAAAAGAACGAAGGCGAAATCAAAGAAAAAATTGGCCGCGATCGACACCATGCCACGAGACGAAGGGTTTCCCCTACAGGCCAGACGGCAGTCACCCATTTTAAGGTACTCAATCGCGATCCCAAGAAAAACTTGACACTTGTCAGCTGTACACTGGAAAGCGGCCGAACCCATCAAATCAGGGTGCATTTCAGTCATTTGAATCACCCCTTGGCCGGAGATACCTTGTATGGCGGAAAAAAGACATTTCCACGTCAAGCCCTGCATGCTAGGAAAATTGAATTCATCCACCCCATTTCAGAAAAAAAAATGAGCATTGAAGCTCCTTTCATGGATAGACCTGAAATATTCGATATCACCATTTAA
- a CDS encoding DUF47 domain-containing protein encodes MAFKSKKDKFAVMLFNIAQNLKEGADYFADYKLKNISDLKVFSDTMKDYEHKGDSMVHNVIKELNNAFITPIEREDILELTMRMDDVIDGLEHCAALFEMYSIVNADEYMLKFVDAIKQCTYEIENAVDTLSTKKLPMIRENAIKIKDLESVCDGIQRQSIKNLFTVEKDPIRIIQYKEIYESLEEIADHCQAVANTLETIIMKNA; translated from the coding sequence ATGGCTTTTAAATCAAAAAAAGACAAATTCGCAGTAATGCTTTTTAACATCGCTCAAAACCTTAAAGAAGGTGCTGACTATTTCGCGGATTATAAACTCAAAAACATCTCCGATCTCAAAGTATTTTCAGATACGATGAAAGACTATGAGCATAAAGGCGATTCAATGGTTCATAATGTGATTAAAGAGCTGAACAATGCCTTCATCACTCCTATCGAACGGGAAGATATACTTGAATTGACCATGAGAATGGATGATGTCATAGACGGTTTGGAACACTGTGCAGCATTATTCGAGATGTACTCAATTGTCAATGCAGATGAGTATATGCTTAAGTTTGTGGATGCTATCAAACAGTGTACGTATGAGATTGAAAATGCTGTCGATACACTATCCACTAAGAAATTACCAATGATTCGCGAAAATGCAATCAAGATTAAAGATCTTGAATCAGTTTGTGACGGAATCCAACGTCAATCAATCAAAAACTTGTTTACAGTTGAAAAAGATCCAATCAGGATCATTCAATATAAAGAAATTTACGAAAGCCTTGAAGAAATCGCCGATCACTGTCAAGCAGTGGCCAATACACTTGAAACAATCATAATGAAAAACGCCTAA
- a CDS encoding aldo/keto reductase, whose product MISNIGETITLHNGVKMPQLGFGVFKVKNGNETVESVKKAIEVGYRAIDTAAIYENEEGVGQAIRECGVPREELFITSKVWNTEQGYETTLKAFDDSLHRLGLEYLDLYLIHWPGKDKYLETWRALEKLYKDGKVKSIGVSNFHVHHLEKLFANSEVKPVVNQIELHPLLTQVEIRDYCAKHEIKVESWSPLGRGNLLEEPTINHIAKKHGKTSAQVLIRWHLQHDLVVIPKSITPSRIEENAEVFDFSLSLNEMNQIDALNKNERFGSNPDELLF is encoded by the coding sequence ATGATTTCAAATATTGGGGAAACGATCACCTTACATAATGGAGTTAAAATGCCACAGTTGGGTTTCGGTGTATTTAAAGTGAAAAATGGCAATGAAACGGTTGAATCCGTCAAGAAAGCGATCGAAGTTGGTTATCGTGCGATTGATACGGCGGCCATTTATGAAAATGAAGAAGGTGTTGGCCAGGCGATTCGGGAATGCGGAGTGCCACGTGAAGAATTGTTCATTACATCTAAAGTGTGGAATACAGAACAAGGATACGAAACCACGCTCAAGGCATTTGATGATAGTTTACATCGCCTTGGTTTGGAATACTTGGATTTATACCTGATCCACTGGCCGGGAAAAGATAAATATCTGGAAACCTGGAGGGCATTGGAAAAGCTTTATAAGGATGGAAAGGTGAAATCAATCGGTGTAAGTAATTTCCATGTTCATCATTTGGAGAAGTTATTTGCAAACAGTGAAGTGAAACCGGTCGTCAATCAAATTGAATTGCATCCACTTTTGACTCAAGTCGAAATTCGTGACTACTGTGCAAAACATGAAATAAAGGTAGAATCCTGGAGCCCGCTGGGCAGAGGGAACCTATTGGAAGAGCCGACAATTAATCATATAGCGAAGAAGCACGGGAAAACCTCAGCCCAAGTATTGATTAGGTGGCATCTACAACATGATCTAGTTGTAATACCTAAATCGATTACACCGTCCCGTATCGAGGAAAATGCAGAGGTATTTGACTTTTCATTAAGCCTGAATGAAATGAATCAAATAGATGCCTTGAACAAAAATGAACGGTTCGGCAGCAATCCCGATGAACTTTTGTTCTAA
- a CDS encoding inorganic phosphate transporter — MNSLLILTALIIIFALVFDFINGFHDTANAIATAVSTKALKPRHAIIMAAVMNLLGALTFTGVAHTITKDIVDPFTLNNGSYVILAALISAIIWNLITWYFGIPSSSSHAIIGSIAGAAIVASGFDAIKWSGFTKIVQALILSPILAFTLGFIVYSIFKVVFKNNNLGKTNKRFRRIQILTAAIQSYTHGTNDAQKSMGIITMALIANGYASTSEVPFWVQLSCAIAMALGTSIGGWKIIKTVGGKIMKIRPVNGVAADMTGASIIFGATFLHMPVSTTHVISSSILGVGSAHRIKGVKWGTAKNMLITWFITLPISASLAGIIYYLIALFL; from the coding sequence ATGAATAGCCTACTCATCTTAACCGCGCTAATTATTATTTTTGCTTTGGTCTTTGACTTTATCAATGGCTTCCATGATACGGCTAACGCCATCGCTACAGCAGTATCAACCAAGGCGCTTAAACCACGTCATGCAATCATCATGGCTGCGGTCATGAATCTATTAGGAGCGCTGACCTTCACCGGTGTAGCGCATACCATTACGAAGGATATCGTTGATCCTTTCACATTGAACAATGGTTCATATGTAATCCTTGCCGCCCTAATTTCGGCAATAATATGGAATTTAATCACTTGGTATTTTGGCATTCCAAGCAGTTCCTCCCATGCGATCATTGGTTCAATAGCGGGAGCTGCCATCGTGGCTAGTGGATTCGATGCGATTAAATGGAGTGGATTCACTAAAATTGTACAAGCCTTGATTCTATCCCCTATCCTTGCCTTCACGCTTGGATTCATTGTTTACAGTATCTTCAAGGTAGTATTCAAAAATAATAATTTAGGAAAAACCAATAAGCGATTCAGGAGAATACAAATTCTCACGGCGGCCATCCAGTCTTATACACATGGAACGAATGATGCTCAAAAATCCATGGGGATCATCACAATGGCTTTAATCGCAAACGGTTATGCCTCTACCTCTGAAGTTCCTTTCTGGGTACAACTATCCTGCGCAATAGCCATGGCGCTTGGTACATCAATCGGAGGCTGGAAGATCATCAAAACCGTTGGCGGTAAAATCATGAAAATCCGCCCGGTTAACGGTGTGGCTGCCGATATGACTGGAGCATCCATCATTTTCGGTGCAACCTTCCTGCATATGCCGGTCAGCACGACACATGTCATATCTTCTTCAATACTTGGGGTCGGTTCTGCACACCGCATCAAAGGGGTAAAATGGGGAACCGCAAAAAACATGTTGATCACTTGGTTCATTACATTGCCAATTTCTGCTTCCTTAGCTGGAATCATTTACTATTTAATCGCTTTATTTTTATAG
- a CDS encoding DUF5365 family protein has product MKTVFSSTEEQEQEIASLVSRFYESVFPKYFTESEIIHFREIGVLEPNQSSVTYLATLRDAFQVMTCLQVLMSILDKQKREDFIMMESKSEELFQHNITLLNECGIFFPFYYDHFSSINQEANNDMQMMDIQVANQFLV; this is encoded by the coding sequence GTGAAGACGGTCTTTTCTTCAACTGAAGAACAAGAGCAAGAAATAGCGAGTCTCGTTTCTCGTTTCTACGAATCTGTATTTCCAAAATACTTTACGGAAAGTGAAATTATTCATTTTCGCGAGATTGGCGTTTTAGAACCCAATCAAAGTTCTGTTACTTACTTGGCAACATTAAGAGATGCATTTCAAGTAATGACATGTCTTCAAGTTCTTATGTCGATATTAGACAAACAAAAGAGAGAAGATTTTATAATGATGGAATCTAAATCTGAAGAATTGTTCCAACATAACATCACACTATTGAATGAATGCGGAATATTCTTCCCTTTTTATTATGACCATTTTTCAAGTATAAACCAAGAAGCGAATAATGATATGCAGATGATGGACATCCAGGTGGCGAATCAATTTTTAGTATAA
- a CDS encoding carbon-nitrogen hydrolase family protein translates to MPNLDLHKYEKIMEIRNMRLGDIDEIIALQSSCFPGMVPWKRDQLESHLAIFPEGQFVAEYDGKVIGSCSSLIINFDEYDDRHTWDDVTDNGYITNHNPDGYNLYGIEVMVHPKFRRMKIGQRLYDSRKELVAHLNLKSIIIGGRIPNYHKHADELLPREYVKEVQLHKIYDPVLSFQLLNGFTLMRINPNYLPDDLQSNKYATLMEWNNVDYQPKTKRYYKTSEPVRVCVVQYMLRKIDSFEDFANQVEYFTDVASDANADFAVFPELFTTQLMSFLNERSPSLAVRKLSDFTEQYIELFTTLAVRYNVNIIGGSHFVKEDDDNIYNIAYLFRRDGTIEKQYKIHITPNERKWWGINAGDRVRVFDTDCGKIAIQICYDIEFPELARIATDMGAKIIFTPFCTEDRQGYLRVRYCAQARAVENQIYTVISGTVGNLPQTENMDIQYAQSGIFAPSDFEFARDGIVGETSPNLEMVLIGDVDLEILRRERQSGTVRQLKDRRHDIYNLHYKDGEK, encoded by the coding sequence ATGCCCAATTTGGACCTGCATAAATATGAAAAAATAATGGAAATACGTAATATGAGGCTAGGAGACATAGATGAAATAATTGCTTTGCAGTCGAGTTGCTTTCCTGGAATGGTTCCCTGGAAGCGAGATCAGCTTGAGAGTCATCTGGCAATTTTTCCGGAAGGACAGTTTGTGGCTGAATATGATGGAAAAGTGATTGGCTCATGTTCCAGTCTCATTATTAATTTTGACGAATATGATGACCGGCATACATGGGACGATGTAACAGATAATGGATATATCACGAATCATAATCCGGACGGTTATAATTTATATGGGATCGAGGTCATGGTCCATCCTAAATTCCGCAGGATGAAAATTGGTCAAAGACTATATGATTCAAGAAAAGAACTTGTTGCCCATTTGAATTTAAAAAGCATCATTATCGGCGGCAGGATCCCCAATTACCATAAACATGCGGACGAACTGTTACCAAGGGAATATGTGAAAGAAGTGCAATTGCATAAAATATATGATCCGGTTCTTTCGTTCCAGCTTTTGAATGGGTTCACGCTTATGAGGATCAATCCGAATTATTTACCGGATGATCTGCAATCGAATAAGTATGCTACGCTCATGGAGTGGAATAACGTCGATTATCAACCGAAAACAAAACGTTATTATAAAACATCAGAACCGGTAAGGGTTTGCGTCGTGCAGTACATGCTGCGTAAAATCGATTCATTCGAAGACTTCGCTAACCAAGTCGAGTATTTTACCGACGTTGCTTCGGATGCTAATGCGGATTTCGCCGTGTTCCCGGAATTATTCACCACCCAGCTGATGTCTTTCCTGAATGAAAGATCACCAAGCTTGGCTGTACGGAAACTTTCGGATTTCACGGAGCAGTACATTGAATTGTTTACCACTTTAGCTGTAAGGTATAACGTCAATATCATCGGCGGTTCCCATTTCGTAAAAGAAGATGATGATAATATCTATAATATCGCTTATTTATTCCGTCGCGATGGAACGATTGAAAAGCAATATAAAATTCATATCACACCAAATGAAAGAAAATGGTGGGGTATTAACGCCGGTGACCGCGTTCGAGTCTTTGATACGGACTGTGGAAAAATCGCCATACAAATTTGTTATGATATTGAGTTTCCAGAACTCGCCCGGATTGCTACCGACATGGGAGCCAAAATCATATTCACTCCATTTTGTACGGAAGACAGGCAAGGCTACCTGCGAGTTCGTTATTGTGCTCAGGCCCGTGCCGTGGAAAACCAAATTTATACCGTCATTTCCGGAACGGTCGGGAATCTTCCGCAAACGGAAAATATGGATATTCAGTATGCCCAATCGGGAATCTTCGCTCCATCGGATTTCGAATTTGCGCGTGATGGCATAGTCGGGGAAACCAGCCCGAACCTTGAGATGGTCCTGATTGGCGATGTTGATTTGGAAATCTTAAGGCGGGAGCGACAGTCCGGTACTGTAAGGCAATTGAAAGATCGCCGCCATGATATATACAATCTGCATTACAAAGATGGCGAAAAATAA
- a CDS encoding GlsB/YeaQ/YmgE family stress response membrane protein, whose product MGFLWSLIIGGIIGWLAGMIVGRDVPFGIIGNIIAGFVGAWLGSLILGNWGPSVADFAIIPALIGAIVFVFVLSLILKGMRKAS is encoded by the coding sequence ATGGGATTTTTATGGTCATTAATTATCGGAGGTATCATTGGTTGGTTAGCAGGTATGATCGTTGGACGTGACGTACCATTTGGAATTATCGGTAACATTATCGCTGGTTTTGTTGGTGCATGGTTAGGTTCGTTGATTCTTGGGAACTGGGGCCCTTCAGTAGCGGATTTCGCTATTATTCCAGCATTGATTGGTGCTATCGTGTTTGTTTTCGTCTTAAGCCTTATCTTAAAAGGCATGAGAAAAGCTTCATAA